From Alteromonas sp. RKMC-009, one genomic window encodes:
- a CDS encoding thioredoxin family protein, protein MDNLVANNTVDITPENFQQVILMDSREKVVLVDFWAEWSEESKSVSPILAKIASEYGDNLILARVDCDQQQEVAAQFGIRSLPTVMVVKDGQPVDGFAGVQGEDQIREFLSKYLPNPEDELLAKAGEAIYEGDYATAFPFAKQAFEMNEGNINARYMYIDCLVETGSVDAAKALLATITLVDQDSRYQTLTGKVELAEQAAESPEIQQLTAQVEAEPDNLQLKVELAVQLQQAHKSAEALALLFTVLKTDLNFGEAKKLMLDMINALPDGDSLKSEYRRKVYSLLY, encoded by the coding sequence ATGGATAATTTAGTTGCGAACAATACCGTTGATATCACTCCGGAGAATTTTCAGCAGGTCATTCTGATGGATTCACGGGAAAAAGTGGTACTTGTGGATTTTTGGGCAGAATGGAGCGAGGAGTCGAAAAGTGTTTCTCCCATACTGGCAAAGATCGCGTCTGAATACGGTGATAATTTAATTCTTGCCCGCGTCGATTGTGACCAGCAGCAGGAAGTCGCGGCGCAGTTCGGTATTCGCAGTCTGCCCACTGTTATGGTTGTGAAAGACGGCCAGCCGGTGGACGGCTTTGCCGGCGTTCAGGGCGAAGACCAGATCCGCGAGTTCCTGAGTAAGTACCTGCCGAACCCGGAAGATGAATTACTGGCGAAAGCCGGTGAAGCCATTTACGAAGGTGATTATGCAACGGCATTCCCGTTTGCCAAACAAGCCTTTGAAATGAACGAAGGTAATATTAACGCCCGTTATATGTACATCGACTGCCTGGTGGAAACCGGTTCTGTGGATGCTGCAAAGGCGCTGCTGGCAACGATTACTCTGGTCGATCAGGATAGTCGCTATCAAACGCTGACCGGTAAAGTTGAACTGGCAGAACAGGCCGCTGAGTCTCCGGAAATTCAGCAGTTAACCGCACAGGTAGAAGCTGAACCCGACAATCTGCAATTGAAAGTGGAACTAGCGGTGCAGTTACAGCAGGCCCATAAATCTGCCGAAGCATTGGCATTGTTATTTACTGTGCTAAAGACAGATTTGAATTTCGGTGAAGCGAAAAAGCTGATGCTGGATATGATTAATGCATTGCCGGATGGTGACAGTCTGAAGTCTGAGTACCGCCGTAAGGTTTACAGCCTGCTCTATTAA
- the ggt gene encoding gamma-glutamyltransferase has translation MRILLLSLFLFVAAGCSGEKPTVSAPAPEVETSQQAVSMPDTFAADAAMAVLNEGGNAVDAAITAQFVLAVTFPEAGNIGGGGFMTIFFDDEAAFMDYREMAPAAAHRDMYLDENGDVKTLESLFGAKASGVPGSVAGMWAAHQRYGKLPWNRLVQPAVDLAEKGFNVPAKLADHITRYMARQEKEGITSNFGDYFGEARTADVLFKQPELAAALTRIRDEGEKGFYEGETARIIAGFMAENGGLVTEEDLQGYEAKWRAPIVYPWQDYKLITAPPPSSGGVAVAQWISMLNEVLKNQTLPAQNSKEYIHLMSEIGKRVFADRAEYMGDPDFVEVPVKALLEPAYITARAGEVDPEAISVTEDVKPGLYESPDTTHFSVMDKWGNAVANTTTINLSFGSGVVVEGAGFLLNDEMDDFSAKAGVPNFFGAIGGTANEIQPGKRMLSSMTPTIVLKGDKVKLVTGSPGGTTIISSVAQSILNALFFDMTADASANSPRFHHQLWPKDTIAYHAGMPAEIVKALEAMGYTMKESNFGDVHLIKRTETGLDAASEARGRGKAIVEEVEL, from the coding sequence TTACTCTCGCTATTTTTGTTTGTGGCGGCAGGATGCTCCGGTGAAAAACCAACGGTATCTGCACCGGCCCCGGAGGTTGAAACCAGCCAGCAGGCGGTGTCTATGCCTGATACCTTTGCTGCCGATGCTGCCATGGCAGTATTAAACGAAGGCGGTAACGCCGTTGATGCGGCCATCACAGCGCAATTTGTCCTGGCAGTGACGTTCCCTGAAGCGGGTAACATCGGTGGCGGTGGGTTCATGACCATCTTTTTCGACGATGAAGCCGCCTTTATGGATTACCGTGAAATGGCTCCGGCGGCAGCCCACCGTGATATGTACCTCGATGAAAACGGTGACGTGAAAACCCTGGAATCGCTGTTTGGTGCAAAAGCCTCCGGTGTACCCGGTTCAGTTGCCGGCATGTGGGCAGCACATCAGCGCTACGGTAAATTACCCTGGAACCGTCTGGTGCAGCCTGCTGTAGACCTGGCAGAAAAAGGGTTTAATGTGCCGGCAAAACTGGCTGACCATATCACCCGCTACATGGCCAGACAGGAAAAAGAAGGGATCACAAGCAACTTTGGCGACTATTTCGGTGAAGCCCGCACTGCAGATGTGCTGTTTAAGCAACCTGAGTTAGCCGCGGCACTGACCCGCATTCGTGACGAAGGCGAAAAAGGCTTTTACGAAGGCGAGACCGCCCGCATTATCGCCGGTTTCATGGCTGAAAACGGTGGCCTGGTCACAGAGGAGGATTTACAGGGTTACGAAGCCAAATGGCGGGCACCGATTGTTTATCCCTGGCAGGATTACAAACTCATCACGGCACCGCCTCCCAGCTCTGGCGGTGTGGCAGTAGCTCAGTGGATCAGTATGCTAAATGAAGTACTGAAAAATCAGACCCTGCCTGCACAAAACAGTAAAGAGTATATTCACCTGATGTCTGAAATCGGTAAACGTGTGTTTGCTGACCGCGCCGAATACATGGGCGACCCCGACTTTGTCGAAGTGCCTGTAAAAGCGTTATTAGAACCGGCCTACATTACTGCCCGGGCCGGAGAAGTGGATCCTGAAGCCATTTCAGTGACAGAAGACGTGAAACCCGGCTTATATGAAAGTCCCGACACCACCCATTTCTCGGTCATGGACAAATGGGGCAATGCGGTAGCGAATACCACTACCATTAACCTGTCCTTTGGCAGTGGCGTGGTGGTAGAAGGTGCCGGCTTCCTGCTGAACGACGAAATGGACGATTTCAGTGCTAAGGCCGGCGTGCCTAATTTCTTTGGTGCCATCGGCGGTACCGCTAACGAAATCCAGCCGGGTAAGCGCATGTTGTCTTCCATGACGCCAACCATTGTGCTGAAAGGCGACAAAGTGAAACTGGTCACCGGCTCACCGGGCGGTACCACGATTATTTCCTCAGTGGCACAGTCCATACTGAACGCGCTGTTTTTTGATATGACAGCAGACGCGTCGGCAAACAGCCCCCGCTTCCATCATCAGCTCTGGCCCAAAGACACCATTGCGTATCATGCAGGCATGCCGGCAGAGATTGTAAAGGCGCTTGAAGCAATGGGTTACACCATGAAGGAAAGTAACTTTGGCGATGTCCACCTGATTAAGCGCACTGAAACAGGCTTGGATGCAGCCTCTGAAGCCAGAGGACGCGGTAAGGCTATTGTTGAAGAAGTGGAATTGTAG
- a CDS encoding VOC family protein, whose product MPQPFHLAIPVDDLAAAAAFYGDLLGCEHGRSDTRWIDWNFYGHQLVTHCVDAMPSAPHHNEVDSHAVPVPHFGVVLDMADWHKLAERLKAADMSFVIEPYVRFKGEPGEQATMFFHDPAGNALEFKAFKSLSQLFAV is encoded by the coding sequence ATGCCTCAACCGTTTCATCTTGCAATTCCCGTTGACGATTTAGCCGCTGCTGCCGCGTTTTACGGAGACTTACTGGGCTGCGAACACGGGCGCAGTGACACCCGCTGGATTGACTGGAACTTCTATGGTCATCAACTGGTAACCCATTGTGTTGATGCCATGCCCTCTGCGCCACACCACAATGAAGTAGACAGCCACGCGGTGCCGGTGCCGCATTTCGGTGTGGTGCTGGATATGGCAGACTGGCACAAACTGGCTGAACGGTTAAAAGCGGCAGATATGTCGTTTGTCATAGAGCCCTACGTGCGTTTTAAAGGGGAGCCCGGCGAACAGGCCACCATGTTTTTTCATGATCCTGCAGGCAATGCGCTGGAGTTCAAGGCGTTTAAATCGCTTTCTCAGTTGTTCGCTGTGTAA
- a CDS encoding copper chaperone PCu(A)C, whose translation MSVLFRLSVSLLALLLTSAASAASQFELTNTQARATFPMAETAAVYTTITNHSDQPLTLVRASVSEDLAAQVQMHSTVMQDGMMKMRQLKDGVTVAPGESVAMQSGGTHFMLTGLVSGLEAGSAFPMTLYFSDGSEQKVTVPVVNASETMHHHHHGNDH comes from the coding sequence GTGTCTGTGCTTTTCAGACTGTCAGTCTCTTTACTGGCATTGTTGTTAACTTCTGCAGCGTCTGCGGCATCACAGTTTGAACTGACAAACACGCAGGCAAGAGCAACCTTTCCGATGGCTGAAACAGCCGCTGTCTACACCACAATCACGAATCACTCAGATCAGCCGCTTACCCTTGTCCGCGCCAGTGTCAGTGAAGATCTGGCCGCGCAGGTGCAAATGCATTCTACTGTCATGCAGGACGGGATGATGAAAATGCGTCAGTTGAAAGACGGGGTAACCGTCGCTCCCGGAGAGTCTGTGGCTATGCAATCCGGCGGTACGCATTTTATGCTGACCGGGTTAGTCTCAGGACTGGAAGCCGGTTCAGCTTTTCCCATGACCTTATATTTCAGCGACGGGTCTGAACAGAAGGTGACAGTGCCGGTAGTCAATGCTTCGGAAACAATGCATCACCATCATCATGGTAATGATCACTGA
- a CDS encoding adenylosuccinate synthase yields the protein MAKNVVVLGTQWGDEGKGKVVDLLTDRAKYVVRYQGGHNAGHTLVIDGEKTVLHLIPSGILRDNVTCIIGNGVVLSPEALMKEITMLEERGVPVRERLKISEACPLILPYHIALDVAREKARGSKAIGTTGRGIGPAYEDKVSRRGLRVGDLFNPEDFAAKLKEVLDVHNFTLTQYYKEPAVDFDETLKQALAVADILKAMVVDVTDELDKAHKAGLPIMFEGAQGTLLDIDHGTYPYVTSSNTTVGGVATGAGFGPLNLDYVLGIVKAYTTRVGSGPFPTELACDVGEHLGVKGHEFGATTGRKRRTGWFDAVAMKRAVQINSITGFCLTKLDVLDGLETLQICVGYKDADGNVKDVPPMAADGYDLVTPVYEEMPGWKETTFGVTDFDKLPQEARNYIARLEAITGVPVDIVSTGPDRNETIVLRHPYDA from the coding sequence ATGGCAAAGAACGTTGTGGTACTCGGCACTCAATGGGGTGACGAGGGTAAAGGTAAGGTCGTAGACCTGTTAACAGATCGCGCAAAATACGTGGTTCGCTATCAGGGCGGTCACAATGCCGGTCACACACTGGTAATCGACGGTGAGAAAACCGTCCTCCACTTAATCCCGTCCGGTATTCTGCGTGACAACGTTACCTGCATCATTGGTAACGGCGTGGTATTAAGCCCGGAAGCACTAATGAAAGAAATCACCATGTTGGAAGAACGTGGTGTGCCTGTGCGGGAACGTTTAAAAATTAGTGAAGCCTGCCCGCTTATCCTGCCTTATCACATTGCACTGGACGTGGCCCGCGAAAAGGCCCGTGGCAGCAAAGCAATCGGTACAACCGGTCGTGGTATCGGTCCGGCTTACGAAGATAAAGTGTCACGTCGTGGTCTGCGCGTTGGCGATCTTTTCAATCCTGAAGATTTCGCGGCAAAACTGAAAGAAGTTCTGGACGTACATAACTTCACGTTGACGCAATACTACAAAGAGCCGGCGGTGGATTTCGATGAAACCCTCAAGCAGGCGCTGGCTGTGGCAGATATCCTGAAAGCCATGGTTGTTGACGTAACCGATGAACTGGACAAAGCCCACAAAGCGGGTTTGCCCATTATGTTTGAAGGTGCGCAAGGTACACTGCTGGATATTGACCACGGTACGTATCCTTACGTTACGTCTTCTAATACCACAGTAGGCGGCGTTGCTACCGGTGCCGGTTTTGGCCCGCTGAACCTGGATTATGTGTTAGGTATTGTTAAAGCGTACACAACCCGTGTTGGTTCCGGTCCTTTCCCTACAGAACTGGCTTGCGATGTGGGTGAGCACCTGGGCGTAAAAGGTCACGAGTTCGGTGCGACCACAGGCCGTAAGCGTCGTACAGGCTGGTTCGATGCCGTAGCGATGAAGCGCGCTGTGCAAATCAACTCTATCACCGGTTTCTGCCTAACCAAGCTGGACGTACTGGATGGTTTGGAAACTCTGCAAATCTGCGTAGGTTATAAAGATGCAGACGGTAACGTGAAAGACGTTCCGCCTATGGCTGCTGACGGCTACGACCTGGTTACTCCGGTTTACGAAGAAATGCCTGGCTGGAAAGAGACAACTTTCGGCGTCACTGATTTCGATAAGTTACCTCAGGAAGCGCGCAACTATATTGCCCGCCTTGAAGCCATTACCGGCGTGCCTGTTGATATCGTATCAACGGGGCCTGACCGTAACGAAACTATCGTATTACGTCATCCTTACGACGCGTAA
- a CDS encoding PQQ-dependent sugar dehydrogenase: MMTSWTKSLCLAAVLGTAFSAQATELNVEELTTGLSHPWGMAFLPDGKMVITERAGNIRIFDKTAGLSAPLKNVPEVAAVNQGGLLGITADPDFANNQTIYFCYSKPGEGGSSSSVSKAKIAGDSLTDVETIFSASPLVDNGFHFGCRVAFDNEGHLFITLGDRYKYMKEAQNTDNHLGTVVRIWPDGSVPEDNPFTKGDAPQVYSYGHRNVQGLTVHPQTGEVWAMEHGPKGGDEVNLLGKGNNYGWPLITYGIDYSGDIISDKTEMEGMEQPVVYWDPSIAPSGMVFYNGDKFPEWKGDLLVGSLKFTHLRHIDMEGGKPGEQTEYLRDRNERIRDVIEGPDGYLYLLTDTPEGKLLKVSPE; encoded by the coding sequence ATGATGACATCATGGACTAAATCGCTGTGCCTGGCCGCTGTGCTGGGCACAGCTTTTTCTGCTCAGGCGACAGAACTGAACGTAGAAGAACTGACCACCGGTCTTTCTCACCCCTGGGGAATGGCTTTTTTGCCTGACGGTAAAATGGTGATCACCGAACGGGCAGGAAACATCCGAATTTTTGACAAGACTGCCGGCCTGAGTGCACCGCTGAAGAATGTACCTGAAGTGGCTGCAGTGAATCAGGGCGGATTACTGGGTATCACCGCTGATCCTGATTTTGCAAACAACCAGACCATTTACTTTTGTTACAGCAAACCGGGTGAAGGTGGCAGTAGCAGCAGTGTCAGCAAAGCTAAAATCGCCGGAGACAGCCTGACTGATGTCGAAACCATCTTTTCAGCTTCACCGCTGGTGGATAACGGTTTTCACTTTGGGTGCCGCGTAGCGTTTGATAATGAGGGACATCTGTTCATCACTCTGGGCGATCGTTACAAGTACATGAAAGAGGCGCAGAACACTGATAATCATCTGGGTACGGTGGTGCGGATCTGGCCTGACGGTTCTGTACCGGAAGATAATCCGTTCACCAAAGGTGACGCGCCGCAGGTGTACAGTTACGGTCACCGCAATGTGCAGGGCCTGACAGTTCATCCGCAAACCGGTGAAGTCTGGGCAATGGAGCACGGTCCGAAAGGCGGTGATGAAGTGAATTTGCTGGGCAAAGGTAACAATTATGGCTGGCCGCTGATCACTTACGGTATTGATTACAGTGGTGACATTATTTCTGACAAAACAGAAATGGAAGGCATGGAGCAGCCCGTTGTTTACTGGGATCCGTCTATCGCACCGTCCGGCATGGTGTTCTACAACGGTGACAAATTCCCCGAGTGGAAAGGTGATTTGCTGGTGGGTTCACTCAAGTTTACGCACCTTCGCCACATTGACATGGAGGGCGGAAAACCCGGTGAGCAGACAGAATATCTCCGTGACAGAAACGAACGTATCCGTGATGTGATTGAAGGGCCTGATGGCTATTTATATCTGCTGACCGATACGCCGGAAGGCAAGTTGCTCAAGGTATCACCGGAGTAA
- a CDS encoding aminotransferase class V-fold PLP-dependent enzyme, which translates to MLPQLKILIIEDSAELLEQLSTSIRSTTELFDRPDIEITVVEASSVATALDSVHNDGEIQAVVFSWDTEVRQFEIGGEGKGKVDNNAVVIKAIKAIRPELPVYVLGDAIKGLDIVNQASGMESFFYRNDIISDPESILGYIINDFDDRNETPFWTAYKEYVLEANDSWHTPGHSGGASFRNSPYISDFYRFFGRNVFVSDLSVSVDSLGSLSDGTHAIGRAQSALANTFEVRQSYFVTNGSSTSNKIILQTLLREGDKVIADRNCHKSVHYGIVQARAMPVYLDSVFNPDYGIFSPPKLSQLKEVIEANQDAKLIVLTGCTYDGLLTDLKQVVDLGHQYGIKVFIDEAWFAYSLFHPHFRPYSAIHAGADYVTHSAHKVVSAFSQASFIHVNDPDFDIDFFKEIYSIHTSTSPKYQLIASLDVCRQQLEMEGYKILNELLSNVAELKEQVSRFSRIRILESKDFAQAFDHFEEDNMGHDPLKILIDVSALSYSNHEIHRFLMDEVGLEIEKFTHSTILVLLTLGGMRSKIVRLYNALKKLDEGSVSLNRSKSRAVMPAKIPPINLVTLPSTAFFSKRESVPWQESAGRIAAGLVTPYPPGIPLIVPGQLIEQEHIDYLRSLANQKLTIQGLYDGELYVQGE; encoded by the coding sequence ATGCTCCCCCAATTGAAAATTCTGATCATTGAAGACTCAGCAGAGCTGCTGGAGCAGCTTTCCACCAGCATCCGTTCCACCACCGAGCTGTTCGACAGGCCAGACATTGAGATCACTGTCGTTGAAGCCAGCTCTGTCGCTACAGCCCTGGATTCTGTTCACAACGACGGAGAAATTCAGGCCGTGGTATTCAGTTGGGACACTGAAGTCAGGCAGTTTGAAATCGGTGGCGAAGGCAAAGGGAAAGTAGACAACAATGCGGTGGTCATCAAGGCCATCAAAGCCATCCGCCCGGAATTACCGGTTTATGTACTGGGAGATGCCATTAAGGGACTGGATATTGTTAACCAGGCCAGCGGCATGGAGTCGTTTTTCTACCGCAACGATATTATCTCCGATCCGGAATCGATCCTCGGCTACATCATTAACGACTTTGACGATCGCAATGAAACGCCATTCTGGACTGCCTATAAAGAGTATGTACTGGAAGCCAACGATTCGTGGCATACGCCGGGTCACAGTGGCGGCGCCAGCTTCCGTAACTCGCCTTATATCAGTGATTTTTACCGTTTCTTCGGCCGCAATGTGTTTGTCAGCGACCTGTCGGTAAGCGTGGACTCGCTGGGTTCTTTATCTGACGGTACGCATGCCATTGGCCGTGCCCAGTCTGCACTGGCAAATACCTTTGAAGTCCGCCAGTCGTATTTCGTGACTAACGGCTCATCGACGTCCAACAAAATTATTCTGCAAACCCTGCTGCGTGAAGGCGATAAAGTGATCGCCGACCGTAACTGCCACAAATCCGTGCACTACGGTATTGTGCAGGCACGCGCAATGCCGGTGTATCTGGACAGTGTTTTTAACCCTGATTACGGCATTTTCTCACCGCCGAAACTGTCACAACTGAAAGAAGTGATTGAAGCCAATCAGGATGCAAAACTCATTGTGCTGACGGGTTGTACCTACGACGGACTGCTGACCGACCTGAAGCAGGTTGTGGACCTGGGCCACCAGTACGGTATCAAAGTATTCATCGACGAAGCCTGGTTTGCGTATTCCTTATTCCACCCGCATTTCAGACCCTATTCAGCCATTCACGCCGGCGCAGACTACGTGACGCACTCGGCGCATAAAGTGGTATCAGCATTTTCTCAGGCGTCGTTCATTCACGTGAATGACCCGGATTTCGATATCGACTTCTTCAAAGAGATTTACAGCATACATACCAGCACCTCACCCAAGTATCAGTTGATTGCATCGCTGGACGTGTGCCGTCAGCAACTGGAGATGGAAGGCTACAAAATACTGAATGAGTTGCTCAGCAACGTGGCGGAACTTAAGGAGCAGGTATCGCGTTTCAGCCGCATCCGTATTCTGGAATCAAAAGATTTTGCACAGGCCTTTGACCATTTTGAAGAAGACAATATGGGTCATGATCCCCTGAAAATTCTTATCGACGTTTCAGCCTTGTCTTATTCGAACCATGAAATTCACCGCTTCCTGATGGATGAAGTGGGTCTGGAAATCGAGAAGTTCACTCACAGCACGATTCTGGTTCTGCTTACCCTTGGCGGCATGCGCTCGAAGATTGTGCGCCTGTACAATGCGCTGAAGAAACTGGATGAAGGCAGTGTCAGCCTGAACCGCAGTAAGAGCCGTGCGGTAATGCCGGCGAAGATCCCGCCGATTAATCTTGTGACCTTGCCTTCAACGGCGTTTTTCAGCAAACGTGAGTCGGTTCCCTGGCAGGAAAGTGCCGGTCGAATTGCAGCGGGACTGGTAACGCCCTATCCGCCGGGCATTCCTTTGATCGTGCCGGGACAGTTAATCGAGCAGGAACATATTGATTATCTGCGTTCACTGGCCAATCAGAAGCTCACCATCCAGGGCTTATACGACGGAGAATTATACGTGCAGGGCGAATAG
- a CDS encoding Dps family protein — translation MSKIDIGISENDRFEIAEGLKRLLADSYTLYLQTHNFHWNVTGPQFRELHLMFEEHYTELATAVDDIAERIRTLGVAAPGTYKSFVELSSIEEVEGVPEASEMVRLLTHGHEAVVKTSRSVLKLAQDADDESSAALVSDRMRVHEKTAWMLRAMLPQ, via the coding sequence ATGAGCAAGATTGATATTGGTATTTCAGAAAACGATCGTTTTGAGATTGCCGAAGGACTGAAAAGATTGCTGGCAGACTCTTATACCTTGTACCTGCAAACGCATAATTTCCACTGGAACGTCACCGGACCACAATTCCGCGAACTGCATCTGATGTTCGAGGAGCATTACACCGAACTGGCAACTGCTGTGGATGATATTGCCGAGCGCATCAGAACGTTAGGTGTTGCTGCGCCGGGTACCTATAAATCATTCGTTGAGTTGTCTTCAATTGAAGAAGTTGAGGGTGTGCCGGAAGCGTCTGAGATGGTACGCTTGTTAACACACGGTCATGAGGCCGTTGTGAAAACATCCCGCAGTGTGCTGAAGCTGGCACAGGATGCCGATGACGAATCTTCAGCTGCCCTCGTTTCAGACCGCATGCGTGTACATGAGAAAACCGCATGGATGTTACGGGCGATGCTGCCTCAATAA
- a CDS encoding DUF2065 domain-containing protein produces MDWLWPALAIVCIVEGLGPLIMPDRWRLYLLSVSQQSSNSLRQVGGVLVVIGVVSLVYLSR; encoded by the coding sequence ATGGACTGGTTATGGCCGGCACTGGCTATTGTTTGCATTGTTGAAGGGCTTGGACCGTTAATCATGCCTGACCGTTGGCGATTATACCTGCTTTCTGTGAGCCAGCAATCGAGCAATAGTCTAAGACAAGTCGGAGGAGTGCTGGTGGTGATTGGCGTTGTCAGCCTGGTGTATCTATCCCGTTGA
- a CDS encoding aldehyde dehydrogenase family protein, translated as MQVVTDTGNAPSQDTGHYAATFAALRSTFFANKTRDISWRKQQLLALKTMLVTHEQDIHRALNQDLGKCETEARTSETGFLLSDLKHTLKHIDSWADLRHVSTPLAAQPARSYLQPEPLGVVLIIGAWNYPVQLLLAPLIAALAAGNCAIVKPSELAPASSALMASLLPQYLEEDAVAVVEGAKDETQALLALPFDHIFYTGGEAVGKIVMSAAAKYLTPVTLELGGKSPCIVDASCRLDVTARRIVWGKWMNCGQTCIAPDYILIEKGFAEAFLAALEREITKQYGPEPLQSKDYGHIVNTRHYERLCQLIADLQCRIGGERDDGKRKLAPAVVLNPPADSTLMQEEIFGPVLPVIELENIEDSIGFIRGRAKPLALYLFSEDHGFRDKVLTQTSAGSVCVNDTMMFMTNANLPFGGVGGSGMGRYHGQYGFDTFSHLKSVMVRASKFDVAVRYAPYSRFKLWLLKKLL; from the coding sequence ATGCAAGTTGTAACTGATACCGGTAACGCGCCCTCTCAGGACACCGGGCATTATGCTGCAACGTTCGCAGCGCTGCGAAGCACCTTTTTCGCCAATAAAACCCGTGATATCAGCTGGCGCAAACAGCAGTTGCTGGCCCTCAAGACCATGCTTGTTACCCATGAGCAGGACATTCACCGCGCCCTGAATCAGGATTTAGGCAAATGTGAAACAGAAGCCCGTACATCGGAAACCGGCTTTTTACTCTCTGACCTCAAGCACACACTTAAACATATCGACAGCTGGGCAGATTTACGTCACGTATCTACGCCCCTGGCGGCCCAGCCGGCCCGCAGCTATCTGCAACCTGAGCCGTTAGGTGTAGTGCTGATCATCGGGGCGTGGAATTATCCCGTGCAATTGCTTTTAGCGCCGCTGATTGCGGCACTGGCAGCGGGCAACTGTGCCATTGTTAAACCGTCAGAACTTGCCCCGGCATCATCAGCATTAATGGCCAGCTTGTTGCCTCAGTATCTGGAAGAAGATGCCGTGGCGGTTGTTGAAGGCGCTAAAGATGAGACACAGGCTTTATTAGCTCTGCCTTTCGACCACATCTTTTACACCGGTGGCGAAGCGGTAGGCAAAATTGTTATGTCTGCGGCAGCGAAATACCTTACGCCGGTTACGCTGGAGCTTGGCGGGAAGAGCCCCTGTATCGTTGACGCCAGTTGCAGACTGGACGTCACCGCCAGACGGATAGTGTGGGGTAAATGGATGAACTGCGGCCAGACCTGTATCGCTCCGGACTATATCCTGATTGAGAAAGGGTTTGCTGAAGCGTTTCTTGCTGCCCTTGAACGGGAAATCACTAAGCAGTACGGGCCTGAACCTTTGCAAAGCAAAGATTACGGACATATCGTCAATACCCGACATTACGAAAGACTGTGTCAGCTCATTGCGGATCTGCAATGCCGTATTGGTGGCGAACGGGACGACGGGAAACGCAAGCTGGCCCCGGCTGTGGTGTTAAATCCTCCGGCAGACAGTACGCTGATGCAGGAAGAAATCTTCGGCCCCGTGTTGCCGGTCATCGAACTGGAGAACATAGAAGACAGCATTGGCTTTATCCGCGGGCGGGCAAAACCTCTGGCGCTGTATCTTTTCAGTGAAGATCACGGCTTTCGTGACAAAGTACTTACGCAAACCAGTGCTGGCAGCGTGTGTGTGAACGACACGATGATGTTTATGACCAATGCAAACCTGCCTTTTGGCGGGGTCGGTGGCAGTGGTATGGGGCGCTATCACGGACAATATGGCTTTGATACGTTCAGTCATCTTAAATCAGTGATGGTAAGAGCCTCGAAGTTTGATGTGGCTGTACGCTACGCCCCGTATTCCCGATTTAAATTATGGCTGTTGAAAAAATTATTATAA